A single region of the Phalacrocorax carbo chromosome 4, bPhaCar2.1, whole genome shotgun sequence genome encodes:
- the CNGA1 gene encoding LOW QUALITY PROTEIN: cGMP-gated cation channel alpha-1 (The sequence of the model RefSeq protein was modified relative to this genomic sequence to represent the inferred CDS: substituted 1 base at 1 genomic stop codon) produces the protein MKVGVIETHHSHTTVPSVVVQDTSEEPGPMNKVENRYARQQYLPGTFAHYNINNNSNKDEXKKKKKEKKSKSERKKDGENPKNKEKKEKNKTKDKSKKKENKEEKKKDIFIIDPAGNMYYNWLFCITMPVMYNWTMIIARACFDELQHDYLVAWFIIDYVSDVIYVVDMFVRTRTGYLEQGLLVKEEQKLREKYKASFQFKLDFLSIIPTDLLYFKLGLNYPELRINRLLRVARMFEFFQRTETRTNYPNIFRISNLVMYIVIIIHWNACVYYSISKAIGFGADTWVYPNTSDPEFARLTRKYVYSLYWSTLTLTTIGETPPPVRDSEYFFVVIDFLVGVLIFATIVGNVGSMISNMNAARAEFQARIDAIKQYMHFRNVSKDMEKRVIKWFDYLWTNKKAVDEREVLKYLPDKLRAEIAINVHLETLKKVRIFADCEAGLLVELVLKLQPQVYSPGDYICRKGDIGREMYIIKEGKLAVVADDGITQFVVLSDGSYFGEISILNIKGSKAGNRRTANIRSIGYSDLFCLSKDDLMEALTEYPDAKAMLEEKGKQILMKDGLLDIEVANSGSDPKDLEEKVTYMERSMDRLQTKFARLLAEYEAAQQKLKKRLTQIEKVLKPVIEQEFAHLEGGDPSTDKPGV, from the exons ATGAAGGTAGGAGTGATTGAGACCCATCACTCCCATACAACTGTACCCAGCGTAGTAGTGCAAGACACCAGTGAGGAACCTGGACCAATGAACAAAGTGGAAAACAGGTATG CTAGACAACAGTATCTACCTGGCACGTTTGCACACTACAATATTAACAACAATAGTAATAAAGATGAGTAA aagaaaaagaaaaaagaaaagaagag caagtcagaaagaaaaaaggatggagaaaacccaaagaacaaggaaaaaaaggagaaaaacaaaaccaaagataagtccaagaagaaagaaaataaagaaga gaagaagaaagatattttcattattgATCCAGCAGGAAATATGTATTACAACTGGTTGTTTTGCATCACAATGCCTGTCATGTACAACTGGACCATGATTATTGCTAG AGCCTGTTTTGATGAGCTTCAGCATGACTACCTAGTGGCATGGTTTATTATTGACTATGTTTCCGATGTCATCTATGTTGTTGACATGTTTGTACGGACAAGAACAG GTTACCTGGAGCAAGGTCTTCTGGtgaaagaagaacaaaagctTCGAGAAAAATACAAGGCATCTTTTCAATTCAAATTAGATTTTCTGTCAATCATACCAACCGATCTCTTATACTTTAAGTTAGGACTGAATTACCCAGAATTAAGAATAAACAGATTACTCAGAGTAGCTCGGATGTTTGAATTCTTCCAGCGAACAGAAACAAGGACAAACTACCCAAATATCTTCAGGATCTCTAACCTTGTCATGTACATTGTGATTATTATTCACTGGAACGCCTGTGTGTACTACTCGATCTCAAAAGCCATTGGATTTGGGGCTGACACATGGGTCTACCCCAACACCTCCGATCCTGAATTTGCCCGTCTGACTAGAAAGTATGTCTACAGCCTCTACTGGTCAACACTGACTCTGACTACTATCGGTGAAACACCCCCTCCTGTAAGAGATTCAGAGTATTTCTTTGTGGTCATTGACTTCTTGGTTGGAGTACTGATTTTTGCTACCATTGTTGGTAATGTGGGCTCTATGATCTCCAACATGaatgctgccagggcagagtTTCAAGCAAGGATTGATGCTATCAAGCAGTATATGCACTTCCGGAATGTTAGTAAAGACATGGAGAAAAGAGTAATAAAGTGGTTTGACTACCTGTGGACAAATAAAAAGGCTGTGGATGAAAGGGAAGTCTTGAAGTACCTGCCAGACAAACTAAGAGCAGAGATTGCAATCAATGTTCATCTGGAAACACTAAAAAAAGTTCGGATTTTTGCAGACTGTGAAGCTGGTCTGTTGGTTGAACTGGTTTTGAAACTCCAGCCGCAAGTATACAGTCCTGGAGATtatatttgcagaaaaggagaTATTGGACGAGAGATGTACATTATCAAAGAAGGCAAGCTGGCTGTAGTCGCTGATGATGGAATCACCCAATTTGTGGTCCTAAGTGATGGGAGCTATTTTGGAGAAATCAGCATTCTTAATATCAAAGGTAGCAAAGCTGGCAATCGAAGAACAGCCAATATTAGAAGTATTGGATACTCGGACTTGTTTTGCCTGTCTAAAGATGATCTCATGGAGGCTTTAACAGAGTATCCAGACGCAAAGGCTatgctggaagaaaaaggcaagcaAATCCTAATGAAAGATGGGTTGCTGGACATTGAAGTTGCAAATTCAGGAAGTGATCCTAAAGatctggaagagaaggtcaCCTACATGGAAAGATCAATGGACAGATTACAAACAAAGTTTGCCAGGTTGTTGGCTGAGTATGAAGCTGCacagcagaaactgaaaaaaagacttACACAAATCGAGAAAGTATTGAAGCCAGTTATAGAGCAAGAATTTGCACACTTAGAAGGCGGCGATCCATCCACAGATAAACCTGGAGtgtaa